Proteins encoded in a region of the Pseudomonas shahriarae genome:
- a CDS encoding YkgJ family cysteine cluster protein has translation MKCREGCGACCIAPSISSPLPGMPNGKPAGERCLHLSVEQLCQLFGQPERPAVCGAFAADLEVCGSSQEEAIRLIGWWEQMTAA, from the coding sequence ATGAAATGCCGTGAAGGCTGTGGCGCCTGCTGTATAGCCCCCTCCATCAGTTCGCCGTTGCCCGGTATGCCTAATGGCAAACCCGCAGGCGAACGCTGCCTGCATCTGTCGGTCGAACAGCTGTGCCAATTGTTTGGCCAGCCGGAGCGGCCTGCGGTGTGCGGTGCCTTTGCGGCAGATCTTGAGGTCTGTGGTAGTAGCCAGGAAGAAGCGATCAGGTTGATCGGCTGGTGGGAGCAGATGACGGCGGCTTAG
- a CDS encoding circularly permuted type 2 ATP-grasp protein, whose product MIRTYYDEMYDEVGQVRPHYREFARWLAETPPELLAQRRREADLLFHRAGITFTLYGDEQGTERLIPFDTIPRSIPASEWRVVERGCIQRVKALNLFLADLYHDQRIIKAGIIPAEQVLANEQYQLAMQGLDLHRGLYSHVSGVDLVRDGDGTYYVLEDNLRTPSGVSYMLEDRKMMMRLFPELFAAQRIAPIDHYPNLLLDTLKSSSPLDNPSVVVLTPGRFNSAFFEHAFLAREMGVELVEGADLFVRDDRVFMRTTDGPKAVDVIYRRLDDAYLDPLAFNPESMLGVPGLLAAYRSGNVVLANAIGTGVADDKSVYPFVTDMIRFYLDEEPILKNVPTFQCRKPDELSHVLANLPELVVKETQGSGGYGMLVGPAATAAEIEAFRARIKAKPHAYIAQPTLCLSTCPTFVENGIAPRHIDLRPFVLSGKETRVVPGGLTRVALREGSLVVNSSQGGGTKDTWVVED is encoded by the coding sequence ATGATCCGCACTTATTACGATGAAATGTACGATGAGGTCGGCCAGGTTCGACCTCACTATCGCGAGTTTGCCCGCTGGCTGGCTGAAACGCCGCCCGAACTGCTGGCCCAGCGCCGCCGTGAAGCCGATCTGCTGTTTCACCGCGCCGGTATCACCTTCACCCTGTACGGCGACGAACAGGGCACCGAGCGCCTGATTCCCTTCGATACCATCCCGCGCAGCATTCCCGCCAGCGAGTGGCGGGTGGTCGAACGTGGCTGTATTCAGCGGGTCAAGGCATTGAACCTGTTCCTCGCCGACCTGTATCACGACCAACGCATTATCAAGGCCGGGATTATTCCTGCCGAGCAAGTGTTGGCCAATGAGCAATACCAACTGGCGATGCAGGGCCTGGACCTGCACCGTGGTCTCTATTCCCACGTCTCTGGGGTCGATCTGGTACGGGATGGCGACGGCACGTACTACGTGCTGGAAGACAACCTGCGCACCCCCAGCGGTGTGAGCTACATGCTCGAAGACCGTAAGATGATGATGCGCCTGTTCCCTGAACTGTTCGCCGCCCAACGCATTGCGCCGATCGACCATTATCCCAACCTGCTGCTCGACACCCTGAAAAGTTCCAGCCCGCTGGACAACCCCAGTGTGGTGGTACTGACGCCAGGGCGGTTCAACAGTGCGTTTTTCGAACATGCGTTTCTTGCCCGGGAAATGGGCGTGGAACTGGTGGAGGGCGCCGACCTGTTCGTGCGTGACGACCGGGTATTCATGCGCACCACCGACGGGCCCAAGGCGGTGGACGTGATCTACCGGCGTCTCGACGATGCCTACCTCGACCCGTTGGCCTTCAACCCGGAGTCGATGCTCGGCGTGCCGGGCCTGCTGGCCGCCTATCGCTCGGGTAATGTGGTGCTGGCCAATGCCATTGGCACCGGGGTGGCGGATGACAAATCGGTGTATCCCTTCGTCACCGACATGATCCGCTTTTACCTGGATGAAGAACCCATTCTGAAGAACGTTCCGACGTTCCAGTGCCGCAAGCCTGACGAGCTGTCCCATGTACTGGCCAATTTGCCAGAGCTGGTGGTCAAGGAAACCCAGGGCTCCGGTGGCTACGGCATGCTGGTCGGGCCTGCCGCCACGGCCGCCGAGATCGAAGCCTTTCGCGCACGGATCAAGGCCAAGCCCCATGCCTACATTGCCCAGCCGACCCTGTGCCTGTCGACGTGCCCGACCTTTGTCGAAAACGGCATCGCACCGCGGCATATCGACCTGCGGCCGTTCGTCCTGTCGGGCAAGGAAACCCGCGTGGTGCCGGGCGGGCTGACCCGTGTCGCGCTGCGTGAAGGCTCGCTGGTGGTCAACTCGTCCCAGGGCGGCGGCACCAAAGACACCTGGGTGGTGGAGGATTGA
- a CDS encoding START domain-containing protein, translated as MGSLKRMAVLCGFTVLFAAAAQAEEWQVAKDEEGIKVALSEVAGSKYKAYRGVTVIKAPLAKVQALQDDVVGACKWIHECKSQKLLKKEGDKSWTYTQFKAPFPVTDRDSILEITTTQAADGSVTRKLLEVPTYLPEEKGYVRVAQVEGFWKLVPKGADQTEVTYQVHTEPGGSVPSWLANKFVVEAPFNTLKALKAAAEKP; from the coding sequence ATGGGTTCGCTGAAACGAATGGCTGTGTTGTGCGGTTTTACGGTGTTGTTTGCGGCTGCTGCACAGGCAGAAGAGTGGCAGGTTGCCAAGGATGAAGAAGGCATCAAAGTTGCCTTGAGTGAAGTGGCTGGCTCCAAGTACAAGGCTTATCGCGGCGTTACTGTGATCAAGGCGCCATTGGCCAAGGTCCAGGCCCTGCAGGACGATGTCGTCGGTGCCTGTAAGTGGATTCACGAATGCAAGTCGCAGAAGTTGCTCAAGAAGGAAGGCGACAAGAGCTGGACCTACACCCAGTTCAAGGCGCCGTTCCCGGTGACCGATCGTGACTCGATCCTGGAAATCACCACCACCCAGGCTGCCGATGGCAGCGTGACCCGCAAGCTGCTGGAAGTACCCACCTATCTGCCGGAAGAGAAGGGTTATGTGCGTGTGGCCCAGGTAGAAGGCTTCTGGAAACTGGTGCCCAAAGGTGCCGACCAGACCGAAGTGACCTACCAGGTCCACACCGAGCCAGGCGGCAGCGTGCCTTCCTGGTTGGCCAACAAGTTTGTGGTTGAAGCCCCCTTCAACACCTTGAAAGCCCTCAAGGCAGCGGCCGAGAAGCCGTAA
- a CDS encoding alpha-E domain-containing protein, with the protein MLSRTASDLYWMSRYLERAENLARMLDVSYSLSLMPQDGRGDGRHELAMPLLITGTLDDYHARHGELHAERLLHFFALDAANPASIYSCLGAARASAHAVRGRITADMWENINATWLDIRVIAQEGLSRYGMSRFCEWVKERSHLFRGATYGTIMRNDAFRFIRLGTFIERADNTLRLLDARYEMAGDQAEVVIDGTAHAYYQWSALLRALSSFEAYTEIYRDAPGARQVAELLLLRADVPRSLRACSEEIDQILASLPGLNGRPAQRLAAEMDARLRFTAIDEILEEGLHAWLTDFIPLVRQLGNAIHHSYLEAA; encoded by the coding sequence ATGTTGAGCAGAACTGCCTCGGATTTATATTGGATGTCGCGCTATCTGGAGCGCGCGGAAAACCTCGCGCGCATGCTGGATGTCAGCTATTCGCTGTCGCTGATGCCCCAGGATGGACGCGGCGATGGCCGGCATGAACTGGCCATGCCCCTGCTGATCACCGGCACCCTGGACGACTATCACGCGCGTCACGGCGAATTGCATGCCGAGCGTTTGTTGCACTTCTTTGCCCTGGACGCCGCCAATCCGGCGAGCATCTACAGTTGCCTGGGTGCCGCCCGCGCCAGTGCCCATGCCGTGCGTGGGCGAATCACCGCCGACATGTGGGAAAACATCAACGCCACCTGGCTGGATATTCGCGTCATCGCCCAGGAAGGCCTGAGCCGTTATGGCATGAGCCGTTTCTGCGAATGGGTCAAGGAGCGCTCCCACCTGTTTCGCGGCGCCACCTACGGCACCATCATGCGCAACGACGCTTTTCGCTTTATTCGCCTGGGCACCTTTATCGAACGGGCGGACAACACTTTGCGCCTGTTGGATGCCCGCTACGAGATGGCCGGTGACCAGGCCGAAGTGGTGATTGATGGCACCGCCCACGCCTACTACCAATGGAGTGCGCTATTGCGGGCCTTGTCGTCGTTCGAGGCCTACACCGAAATCTACCGTGATGCCCCCGGCGCTCGTCAGGTGGCCGAACTGTTGCTGCTGCGTGCCGATGTGCCGCGCTCTTTGCGCGCGTGCAGCGAAGAAATCGACCAGATCCTCGCCAGCCTGCCCGGCCTCAACGGCCGCCCGGCGCAGCGCCTGGCCGCCGAGATGGACGCGCGCCTGCGCTTTACCGCGATTGACGAAATCCTCGAGGAAGGCCTGCACGCCTGGCTGACCGACTTCATCCCCCTGGTGCGCCAGTTGGGTAACGCCATTCACCATTCCTACCTGGAGGCGGCATGA
- a CDS encoding electron transfer flavoprotein subunit alpha/FixB family protein, whose protein sequence is MTILVIAEHDNKVLAPATLNTVAAAAKIGGDIHVLVAGQNVGAVAEAAAKIAGVSKVLAADNAAYAHQLPENVAPLVAELGAGYSHILAAATSNGKNILPRVAAQLDVDQISEIVSVESADTFKRPIYAGNAIATVQSTAAVKVITVRATGFDPVAAEGGSAAVEAVAAAHDAGTSSFVGEELAKSDRPELTAAKIVVSGGRGMQNGDNFKHLYALADKLGAAVGASRAAVDAGFVPNDMQVGQTGKIVAPQLYIAVGISGAIQHLAGMKDSKVIVAINKDEEAPIFQVADYGLVADLFEAVPELEKLV, encoded by the coding sequence ATGACTATCCTCGTAATCGCCGAACACGATAACAAGGTGCTGGCCCCGGCCACCCTGAACACCGTGGCTGCCGCTGCGAAAATCGGTGGTGATATCCACGTGCTGGTCGCTGGCCAGAATGTGGGTGCCGTGGCTGAAGCCGCCGCGAAAATCGCCGGTGTGAGCAAAGTACTGGCCGCTGACAACGCTGCCTACGCTCACCAGTTGCCGGAAAACGTTGCCCCTCTGGTTGCAGAGCTGGGCGCTGGCTACAGCCACATCCTGGCTGCCGCCACTTCCAACGGCAAAAACATCCTGCCGCGCGTCGCTGCGCAACTGGACGTTGACCAGATCTCCGAGATCGTTTCGGTCGAAAGCGCCGACACGTTCAAGCGCCCGATCTACGCCGGTAACGCCATTGCCACCGTGCAGTCCACTGCTGCGGTCAAAGTGATCACCGTCCGTGCCACCGGTTTCGACCCGGTTGCCGCTGAAGGTGGTTCGGCTGCCGTTGAAGCGGTGGCTGCCGCGCACGACGCTGGTACTTCCAGCTTTGTTGGCGAAGAGCTGGCCAAGTCCGATCGTCCTGAACTGACCGCTGCCAAGATCGTCGTTTCCGGCGGGCGTGGCATGCAGAACGGTGACAACTTCAAACACCTGTACGCCCTGGCCGACAAGCTGGGCGCTGCGGTCGGCGCTTCCCGCGCGGCTGTTGACGCAGGTTTCGTACCCAACGACATGCAGGTCGGCCAGACCGGCAAGATCGTTGCGCCACAGCTGTACATCGCGGTCGGTATCTCCGGCGCGATCCAGCACTTGGCCGGTATGAAAGACTCCAAGGTGATCGTTGCGATCAACAAGGACGAAGAAGCACCGATCTTCCAGGTGGCGGATTACGGCCTGGTTGCGGACTTGTTCGAAGCTGTACCTGAGTTGGAGAAGCTGGTCTAA
- a CDS encoding substrate-binding periplasmic protein, which produces MELRRWTVLLGLSLLPTVSIAAGKCERLVVTGSPDAPPYLWRDPQAPTHLIGANADVLQQVAKELGLKIDLLYGGKRSLALEEVRSGRMDMLLDAPLNVSELETLDYIHPALMQADYRVWTRVDSPLVYASAADLHGHKGAVSERARLSPEFETFASEHLTLERVPTLTPALQKLLLGEVDYVLAGRYSGMAMAQTLGMSKDLLARELPIDQPGLFLAISHNSACNDPWLRGQLAKKMTELAASGLTEAALQRNIERWKTQLQQPVGTSTK; this is translated from the coding sequence ATGGAACTGCGTCGCTGGACTGTACTGCTGGGCCTGTCACTGCTGCCGACCGTGTCTATCGCGGCTGGCAAATGCGAGCGCCTAGTGGTGACCGGCAGCCCGGATGCGCCGCCCTACCTGTGGCGTGACCCCCAAGCCCCCACCCACCTGATCGGCGCGAATGCCGATGTGTTGCAACAAGTGGCCAAGGAACTGGGGCTGAAAATCGACCTGCTGTACGGCGGCAAGCGTTCCCTGGCCCTTGAAGAAGTGCGCAGCGGGCGCATGGACATGCTGCTCGACGCGCCGCTGAACGTCAGTGAACTGGAGACCCTGGACTACATCCACCCGGCGCTGATGCAGGCCGATTACCGGGTGTGGACCCGCGTCGACTCGCCCCTGGTCTACGCCAGCGCGGCCGATTTGCATGGCCACAAAGGTGCGGTCTCAGAGCGGGCGCGCCTTTCCCCTGAGTTTGAAACCTTTGCCAGCGAGCACCTGACCCTGGAACGCGTGCCAACCTTGACCCCGGCCTTGCAGAAACTGTTGCTGGGTGAAGTGGACTACGTGCTGGCGGGACGTTACTCCGGCATGGCCATGGCCCAGACCCTGGGGATGAGCAAAGACTTGCTGGCCCGTGAGCTGCCGATTGATCAGCCGGGGCTGTTCCTGGCGATTTCCCACAACTCTGCCTGCAATGATCCGTGGTTGCGCGGACAGCTCGCGAAAAAGATGACAGAATTGGCCGCGTCCGGTCTGACGGAAGCCGCGTTGCAGCGCAATATCGAACGCTGGAAGACGCAGTTGCAGCAACCCGTCGGTACCTCAACAAAGTAG
- a CDS encoding ribonuclease E inhibitor RraB: MSTAYQEDISTHVLRRMKEGGFDFSRFHPIEFYAIFPDEERARRAAGRFRGESINAQVSARDDGAWFLELSKVMFATYDGIGDFEQDFEAVVEPLGGIIEGWGVKHEVRGLPM; encoded by the coding sequence ATGAGCACAGCCTATCAAGAAGACATCAGCACCCACGTGTTACGCCGCATGAAAGAGGGCGGCTTTGACTTTTCACGTTTCCACCCCATCGAGTTCTACGCCATTTTCCCGGATGAGGAACGTGCGCGCCGGGCTGCGGGTCGGTTTCGTGGCGAGTCGATCAATGCCCAGGTCAGTGCGCGGGATGATGGCGCCTGGTTCCTGGAACTAAGCAAGGTCATGTTCGCCACCTATGACGGTATAGGTGATTTCGAGCAGGACTTTGAGGCGGTAGTCGAGCCCTTGGGCGGGATTATCGAAGGATGGGGCGTGAAGCACGAGGTTCGTGGGTTACCCATGTAG
- a CDS encoding electron transfer flavoprotein subunit beta/FixA family protein, giving the protein MKVLVAVKRVVDYNVKVRVKADNSGVDLANVKMSMNPFCEIAVEEAVRLKEKGVVTEIVVVSIGPTTAQEQLRTALALGADRAVLVESAEELTSLAVAKLLKAVVDKEQPQLVILGKQAIDSDNNQTGQMLAALTGYGQGTFASKVEVSGDSVAVTREIDGGAQTVSLKLPAIVTTDLRLNEPRYASLPNIMKAKKKPLEVLTPDALGVSTASTNKTVKVEAPAARSAGIKVKSVAELVEKLKNEAKVI; this is encoded by the coding sequence ATGAAGGTTCTTGTAGCTGTCAAACGCGTTGTCGATTACAACGTGAAAGTTCGCGTCAAGGCGGACAATTCCGGCGTCGATCTGGCTAACGTCAAAATGTCGATGAACCCCTTCTGCGAAATCGCCGTGGAAGAAGCCGTACGCCTGAAAGAAAAAGGTGTCGTGACTGAAATCGTCGTCGTTTCCATCGGTCCGACCACTGCTCAAGAGCAGCTGCGTACCGCCCTGGCCCTGGGTGCCGATCGCGCGGTTCTCGTCGAATCCGCTGAAGAGCTGACCTCGCTGGCCGTGGCCAAGCTGTTGAAAGCCGTTGTCGACAAGGAACAGCCGCAACTGGTGATCCTCGGCAAACAGGCCATCGACAGCGACAACAACCAGACTGGCCAGATGCTGGCTGCACTGACCGGTTACGGCCAGGGCACCTTTGCCTCGAAAGTCGAAGTCAGTGGCGACAGCGTTGCCGTGACCCGCGAAATCGACGGCGGCGCGCAGACCGTTTCCCTGAAACTGCCAGCCATCGTCACCACCGACCTGCGTTTGAACGAGCCGCGTTATGCGTCCCTGCCAAACATCATGAAAGCCAAGAAGAAGCCGCTTGAAGTGCTGACTCCGGATGCTTTGGGCGTTTCCACCGCCTCTACCAACAAGACCGTCAAAGTCGAAGCGCCAGCTGCACGCAGCGCGGGTATCAAGGTCAAGTCGGTGGCTGAACTGGTCGAGAAACTGAAAAACGAAGCGAAGGTGATCTGA
- a CDS encoding PLP-dependent aminotransferase family protein codes for MTNLLLYQRIAQQLAEDIRRGVYQPGERVPSVRKMSSQLNVSHATVLQAYANLEDQGLIRARPQSGYYVHQTPALTAPTPDIARVERPGLVTRSSIIQQVLVESRREGVFPLGAAVPSVDYLPVRALHQQLAKVTRFQSPRAFSYMFSPGFEPLRRQVAIRMRDAGVVVDPSEVVITHGCVDALQMSLRVLTRPGDLIAAESPTYYGLLQLADLLGLKVIEIPSDPATGMSLEALQLAANQWSIKALVLTTRLSNPLGGTMPEERQKQLLRLASDFDIQIVEDDIYGELMFELGRTKALKAYDRLDRVIYCSSFSKTLSPGVRIGWMIAGKYQQEIQRLQMFSTHSACSVTQMGVAAYLENGGYDRHLRYIRQEYRKNLSAFQLAVQQYFPEGTQMSRPTGGFILWVSLPGRVNTQELHVRALQQGISIAPGLIFSNTEQFNHCIRLNCGTPWNREAERALMTLGMLANQLCQEAASGF; via the coding sequence ATGACCAATCTCTTGCTTTACCAACGTATCGCCCAGCAATTGGCTGAGGATATCCGGCGCGGTGTCTATCAACCGGGTGAGCGCGTGCCTTCGGTGCGCAAGATGAGCTCCCAGCTCAATGTCAGTCATGCCACGGTGTTGCAGGCCTACGCCAATCTCGAGGATCAGGGGTTGATCCGCGCGCGGCCGCAGTCCGGGTATTACGTGCACCAGACCCCGGCCCTGACCGCACCGACGCCGGATATTGCGCGGGTCGAGCGCCCGGGCCTGGTCACACGCAGCAGTATCATTCAACAGGTCTTGGTCGAGTCCCGTCGTGAAGGAGTGTTCCCGCTCGGCGCCGCCGTGCCCAGTGTCGATTACCTGCCGGTACGCGCGCTGCACCAGCAACTGGCCAAGGTCACGCGCTTCCAGAGCCCACGGGCGTTCAGCTATATGTTCAGCCCGGGCTTTGAGCCGTTGCGGCGCCAGGTCGCGATTCGCATGCGCGATGCCGGCGTGGTGGTCGACCCGTCTGAAGTGGTGATCACCCACGGGTGTGTCGATGCGTTGCAGATGTCCTTGCGCGTGCTGACCCGTCCCGGCGACCTGATCGCTGCCGAGTCCCCCACCTATTACGGCCTGTTGCAACTGGCGGACTTGCTCGGCCTCAAGGTCATCGAGATCCCCAGCGACCCGGCCACCGGCATGAGCCTGGAGGCCCTGCAACTGGCGGCCAACCAATGGTCGATCAAGGCCCTGGTGCTGACCACGCGCCTGAGCAATCCCCTGGGCGGCACCATGCCCGAAGAGCGGCAGAAACAGTTGCTGCGCCTGGCCTCGGATTTCGATATCCAGATTGTTGAAGATGATATCTACGGCGAATTGATGTTCGAATTGGGCCGCACCAAGGCCCTCAAGGCGTATGACCGCCTGGACCGGGTGATCTACTGCTCGAGTTTTTCCAAGACCCTGTCCCCCGGCGTGCGCATCGGCTGGATGATTGCCGGCAAATACCAGCAGGAGATCCAGCGCCTGCAGATGTTCAGCACCCACTCGGCGTGCAGCGTCACGCAGATGGGGGTGGCGGCGTACCTGGAGAACGGCGGTTACGACCGGCACCTGCGCTACATTCGCCAGGAATACCGCAAGAACCTCAGCGCCTTCCAGTTGGCGGTGCAGCAGTATTTCCCCGAAGGCACGCAGATGAGCCGACCGACCGGCGGTTTTATCCTGTGGGTCAGCCTGCCGGGCAGGGTCAACACCCAGGAACTGCACGTGCGCGCCCTGCAGCAGGGCATCAGCATTGCGCCGGGGCTGATCTTCAGCAATACAGAACAGTTCAACCACTGTATCCGGCTTAATTGCGGTACCCCGTGGAACCGTGAAGCCGAGCGCGCCTTGATGACCCTGGGCATGCTGGCCAACCAGTTGTGCCAGGAGGCGGCGAGCGGGTTTTGA
- a CDS encoding DUF4398 domain-containing protein, whose product MTIRPLFAALAVVTLAGCAADPAPNEQMRLTQQALEQAAAVGAVADDVPELKLAETKLAQAKADMADESYKDARMLAEQAELDARLAEARVLTQKSQEQLNVLDTRITRLRKQLGDAQ is encoded by the coding sequence GTGACTATTCGACCTCTTTTCGCCGCCCTCGCCGTAGTAACGCTGGCGGGCTGTGCCGCAGATCCTGCGCCGAATGAGCAAATGCGCCTGACCCAGCAAGCCCTGGAGCAAGCCGCCGCCGTGGGGGCCGTTGCTGACGACGTGCCCGAGTTGAAACTCGCCGAAACGAAGCTGGCCCAGGCCAAGGCCGATATGGCGGATGAATCCTACAAGGATGCCCGCATGCTGGCTGAACAGGCCGAACTGGATGCCCGCCTGGCAGAGGCACGGGTGCTGACGCAAAAAAGCCAGGAACAGTTGAATGTCCTCGACACCCGTATCACCCGCCTGCGCAAACAGCTGGGAGATGCTCAATGA
- a CDS encoding translation initiation factor 2 — MTYIFPAALLICLAGLCNATPVLAAPASAPIVLAAAEQKPAPAKKTVQAKKPAPVKKAAKVKKRAPTASKSKSAREVAQTKLAPAQLDLSLPQEMVRHLQPLGTMPQPRNVPLLPPMFDEKPVDNSAFQINGRLLSNEMQLQMRNEERRDVEGAALDFEFKN; from the coding sequence ATGACTTATATTTTTCCTGCCGCGCTGTTGATCTGTCTGGCGGGCCTGTGCAACGCCACGCCTGTACTGGCAGCACCTGCCAGTGCGCCGATCGTGCTGGCAGCCGCTGAACAAAAGCCGGCCCCGGCTAAAAAAACGGTCCAGGCGAAAAAGCCCGCCCCGGTTAAAAAAGCCGCCAAGGTGAAAAAGCGCGCACCTACCGCCAGCAAATCCAAGTCGGCCCGTGAAGTGGCCCAGACCAAGCTGGCGCCTGCACAACTGGACCTCAGTCTGCCCCAGGAAATGGTCCGCCATCTGCAGCCCCTTGGCACCATGCCGCAACCTAGAAACGTACCGTTGTTGCCGCCGATGTTTGATGAGAAGCCGGTCGATAACAGTGCATTCCAGATCAACGGGCGTTTGCTCAGCAATGAAATGCAGTTGCAAATGCGCAATGAAGAGCGACGCGACGTTGAAGGCGCGGCTCTGGATTTTGAATTCAAGAATTAA
- a CDS encoding OmpA family protein, whose translation MNRLTCGLLLSSLVLGGCASHPNSDTALQQAGSDFQKVKEDSNVLRIAPKDVIRAGESLARADRLSSYWGSGGDVVHYAYLSQRYSAIAREHTQLVLNEERAAKRELERQRLQLALREAKLLSVQQQGKWLEEQIASLTTTQTDRGLVMTLGDVLFDTGQAELKNSANRTVLKIVQFLQLNPKRVVRIEGYTDSTGGEQENLKLSRDRAQAVADVLVDLGIDDKRIQVEGYGDQYPVEVNASERGRAQNRRVEIVFSDDKGQLGAAR comes from the coding sequence ATGAACCGTCTGACCTGTGGGCTGCTATTGAGCAGCTTGGTGCTCGGCGGCTGTGCCAGCCACCCCAATAGCGACACTGCGTTGCAACAGGCCGGCAGCGACTTCCAGAAGGTCAAGGAAGACTCCAATGTATTGCGCATCGCGCCCAAGGACGTGATCCGCGCCGGTGAGTCCCTGGCCCGCGCCGACCGTCTGTCCAGCTACTGGGGCAGTGGTGGCGACGTGGTGCATTACGCCTACCTGAGCCAGCGCTACAGCGCGATTGCCCGGGAACATACGCAACTGGTGCTCAACGAAGAACGTGCCGCCAAACGCGAACTGGAGCGCCAACGCCTGCAACTGGCGCTGCGCGAGGCCAAATTGTTGAGCGTGCAACAACAGGGCAAGTGGCTCGAAGAGCAGATCGCCAGCCTGACCACCACCCAGACCGATCGTGGCCTGGTGATGACCCTGGGCGATGTGCTGTTCGACACCGGCCAGGCTGAACTGAAAAACTCCGCCAACCGTACAGTGCTGAAGATCGTGCAATTCCTGCAACTGAACCCCAAGCGCGTAGTGCGGATCGAGGGCTATACCGACAGTACCGGCGGCGAGCAGGAAAACCTCAAACTGTCCCGTGACCGGGCACAGGCCGTGGCGGATGTACTGGTTGACCTGGGCATTGATGACAAACGCATCCAGGTGGAAGGTTATGGCGATCAGTACCCGGTGGAAGTGAATGCTTCCGAACGGGGGCGGGCGCAGAACCGGCGTGTGGAGATTGTCTTCTCCGATGACAAGGGCCAGCTCGGCGCCGCGCGCTGA